Proteins encoded by one window of Mesorhizobium sp. INR15:
- a CDS encoding branched-chain amino acid ABC transporter permease: protein MAAISMNSPWPPLRWFGLLAGVVILLTLPLWSPSDYITSIATLAIFFAVASTGLNVVYGYAGLLSFAQVGFWGLGAYVSALLVTDHGFSPWTAIACAGVVCVITSLAGGLAALRVSRDAFVVITLSFSLLLQLLARSWTSLTRGAMGIPGLPSPRILAGDTVLLDGNTASGFYWIALGCGALVIAATWWLLRSRIGRAFIAVNLDENLARSQGISVFLHQLSAFALSALIGGLAGALYVFKLGIVDPGIFDIYYAQMMLIIVIVGGAGHFWFVLLMSFVFTALPELLRLAPELRMILFGLVLIITIQFMPQGLGGYLADRRNRMLRRTE from the coding sequence ATGGCCGCTATCAGCATGAATTCTCCCTGGCCTCCCTTGCGCTGGTTTGGACTCTTGGCGGGTGTTGTCATCCTGCTCACGCTGCCGCTCTGGTCGCCGTCAGACTACATTACCAGCATCGCGACGCTCGCCATCTTCTTCGCCGTGGCAAGCACCGGCCTCAATGTGGTTTATGGCTATGCGGGCCTACTGTCTTTCGCACAGGTCGGTTTCTGGGGCCTAGGCGCCTATGTATCGGCGCTGCTGGTCACCGACCACGGCTTTTCGCCATGGACGGCCATTGCCTGCGCCGGTGTCGTCTGCGTCATCACCTCGCTTGCCGGCGGGCTTGCCGCGCTGCGCGTTTCGCGCGATGCGTTTGTCGTCATCACGCTCAGCTTCAGCCTGCTTCTGCAACTGCTTGCGCGCAGCTGGACATCGCTGACGCGCGGGGCCATGGGCATTCCAGGTCTGCCATCTCCGCGGATTCTCGCGGGTGATACGGTGCTGCTGGACGGCAACACCGCATCAGGGTTCTACTGGATTGCACTGGGCTGTGGCGCCCTGGTCATCGCGGCGACCTGGTGGCTCCTCCGGTCGCGTATCGGCAGGGCATTCATCGCGGTCAATCTCGATGAAAATCTGGCACGGTCACAAGGCATTTCGGTCTTCCTTCACCAGCTGTCGGCCTTCGCCCTTTCGGCGTTGATTGGTGGCCTTGCCGGCGCTCTCTATGTCTTCAAGCTCGGCATCGTCGATCCCGGCATCTTCGACATCTACTATGCGCAGATGATGCTGATCATCGTCATAGTCGGGGGCGCCGGTCACTTCTGGTTCGTTCTGCTGATGAGCTTTGTCTTCACCGCGCTGCCTGAGCTGCTGCGGCTCGCACCGGAACTGCGCATGATCTTGTTTGGACTTGTCCTGATCATAACCATCCAGTTCATGCCTCAGGGATTGGGCGGATACCTGGCCGATCGCCGAAACCGTATGCTGAGGAGGACCGAATGA
- a CDS encoding branched-chain amino acid ABC transporter permease, whose protein sequence is MLVSTLVLNGLVMGAIYALIGVGLSLIFGVLEIVNFAHGQIYTLGALALALLVGHFGLGFLPAAFVSALGVAVFGYILYVLFLQHIRKGEFERGIILTLGIGIVVQNALIYFYGATPQIVDTEFSFRDISFLGLRVEMIKAIAVGFAIVSITTLHLVLTRTRFGMAIRALSQNREAALVVGMRPAVIAAHAVVIGTGLAGLAGAVLAPVFTVHPLMGAPILFKAFAIVIIGGLGHLPGAVVASLIIGVSESLAGGLGSASLQDAAVFLVMIAMLQFRPMGLFGKGVRI, encoded by the coding sequence ATGCTTGTCTCGACACTCGTTCTTAACGGCCTGGTGATGGGCGCGATCTATGCGCTCATCGGGGTCGGCCTGTCGTTGATTTTCGGGGTGCTCGAAATCGTCAACTTCGCGCATGGGCAGATCTATACGCTCGGCGCATTGGCCCTGGCGCTGCTGGTTGGTCATTTCGGGCTGGGCTTCCTGCCGGCGGCGTTTGTATCGGCACTCGGGGTCGCCGTCTTCGGCTATATCCTCTACGTGCTTTTCCTGCAGCACATCCGAAAGGGTGAGTTCGAACGCGGTATCATCCTGACGTTGGGGATTGGTATCGTTGTGCAGAATGCGCTGATCTACTTCTATGGTGCGACGCCGCAAATCGTCGACACCGAGTTCAGCTTCAGGGATATCAGTTTCCTTGGTCTGCGGGTGGAGATGATCAAGGCGATCGCGGTCGGCTTCGCGATCGTATCGATCACCACGCTGCACCTTGTGCTGACGAGGACGCGGTTCGGCATGGCGATCCGCGCCCTGTCGCAAAATCGCGAAGCCGCTCTTGTCGTCGGCATGCGGCCGGCGGTCATTGCCGCTCATGCTGTCGTGATCGGGACGGGTCTCGCAGGGCTTGCAGGTGCGGTCCTGGCGCCGGTCTTTACGGTCCATCCGCTGATGGGCGCGCCGATCCTGTTCAAGGCCTTCGCGATCGTGATCATCGGCGGCCTGGGACATCTGCCGGGCGCTGTCGTTGCCAGCCTTATCATTGGCGTTTCCGAGAGCCTGGCCGGTGGCCTTGGGTCGGCCTCGCTGCAGGATGCGGCGGTCTTCCTGGTGATGATTGCAATGCTCCAGTTCCGGCCAATGGGCCTTTTCGGCAAAGGGGTCAGGATATGA
- a CDS encoding ABC transporter substrate-binding protein: MTMQTSIRIAAALAAMALGTQLAAADPIVIGLSSPQTGGAAYLGQHQRWGAELAIEEINTAGGAIGEQLELSVQDNQCNPTQGAASAEQLISVGKVSAIVGALCSSATLSIMPIIEKAKIPLVVETSTSPKITEMAGVGGNTWTFRINPSDQELAIGLARYLIADGKIKKVAFAGEDTDYGRGGHAALKAVLEKNGVDVGDGDFFGRDTQDFSAFLTRMGSDKPDAIAVYLNGADELNFLRQYRASGLTIPLTGRVEFSELQEGVVESGAINGATSVFPYSEQITVGDNTAFVERFRKKFGELPNAQSYEGYTAIKLIADAIERAKSAEPAKIRDALENAAFKATLGDVLKFDDHHQAHPSAVILQIENSKVVVKGLFNT, translated from the coding sequence ATGACCATGCAGACATCCATTCGTATCGCAGCTGCCTTGGCGGCGATGGCCCTGGGCACGCAGCTCGCGGCCGCCGATCCCATCGTCATCGGCCTGAGCAGCCCGCAGACCGGCGGCGCGGCCTATCTTGGCCAGCACCAGCGCTGGGGCGCGGAGCTCGCCATCGAGGAGATCAACACCGCGGGTGGCGCCATCGGCGAGCAGCTTGAGCTGTCCGTCCAGGACAACCAGTGCAATCCCACCCAGGGCGCCGCCAGCGCCGAGCAGCTGATCAGCGTTGGCAAGGTCTCGGCTATCGTCGGCGCTCTCTGCAGCTCGGCCACGCTCAGCATCATGCCCATCATAGAAAAAGCGAAAATTCCGCTCGTCGTAGAGACATCGACCTCGCCGAAGATCACCGAGATGGCAGGTGTGGGCGGCAACACATGGACGTTCCGCATCAATCCGTCCGATCAGGAACTGGCCATCGGTCTCGCCCGCTATCTGATTGCCGATGGCAAGATCAAGAAAGTCGCCTTCGCCGGTGAGGATACCGATTACGGCCGCGGCGGTCATGCCGCCCTCAAGGCTGTACTTGAGAAGAACGGCGTCGACGTCGGCGATGGCGACTTCTTTGGCCGCGACACGCAGGACTTCTCGGCATTCCTGACCCGCATGGGTTCCGACAAGCCGGACGCGATCGCCGTCTATCTCAACGGCGCGGACGAGTTGAACTTCCTGCGGCAGTATCGCGCCTCCGGCTTGACCATCCCGTTGACCGGGCGGGTTGAGTTCTCGGAATTGCAGGAGGGCGTTGTCGAAAGCGGTGCGATCAACGGCGCGACGAGCGTGTTCCCGTATTCCGAGCAGATCACGGTCGGCGACAACACCGCCTTTGTCGAGCGGTTCCGCAAGAAGTTCGGAGAGCTGCCGAACGCTCAGAGCTATGAGGGTTACACGGCCATCAAGCTGATCGCCGATGCGATCGAGCGGGCGAAGTCAGCTGAGCCTGCCAAGATCAGGGACGCTCTGGAAAACGCTGCCTTCAAGGCAACGTTGGGCGACGTCCTGAAGTTCGACGATCATCACCAGGCCCACCCCTCGGCGGTGATCCTGCAGATCGAAAACAGCAAGGTGGTCGTCAAGGGGTTGTTCAACACCTGA
- a CDS encoding rhodanese-like domain-containing protein: protein MRFPSPVNASTAKAWLSDGQELALVDVREAGEFASGHPLFATSLPFGLLEAKLPVLVPSTACRTVFMDDGYSQRAERAAEIALRLGYLEVFFLDGGVGGWQRSGLSLFEGVFVPSKAFGELVEEAFSVPHVSPEELNRWQQEGRKLVLLDGRPLDEHRRMNIPGSICLPNGELAYRAGAAIPDPLVPVVVHCAGRTRSIIGAQILRDLGFPNPIFALENGTQGWALAGLDLERGSDRAVQEAPSEHGKAEMHARARSLAEGWKVPFVDVATANSWVGDETRTTYLLDVRGDAEFHAHHIEGATHAPGGQLIQSTDQWVAVRRARIVLIDDAGIRAVVVARYLSMMGLDCHVLAGAEDVWGDIVSPLPPRSAVPELPHVPLPFPDDAVILDVRPSMAYRLAHVAGAQWVLRHQLGDRLSRVPKTAVVVLCGQDADVVGLAAGDINALGFHNLFEVAGTAASWREAGLEVVSTPEQPSDAEALDFVFFTHDRHSGNLEAARRYLSWETGLVGRLDAAEQLELGRGLRARTNPFAIAQQNEKRLSNAG, encoded by the coding sequence ATGCGATTTCCCTCACCAGTCAATGCTTCCACGGCGAAGGCGTGGCTATCCGACGGGCAAGAGCTCGCCCTTGTCGATGTTCGCGAGGCGGGCGAGTTCGCCTCGGGCCATCCGCTGTTTGCAACTTCGCTGCCGTTTGGCCTGCTTGAGGCTAAGCTGCCGGTCCTGGTGCCTTCTACAGCTTGCCGCACGGTTTTCATGGATGACGGCTACTCGCAGCGAGCCGAGCGCGCTGCGGAAATCGCCCTGCGGCTCGGTTATCTCGAAGTGTTCTTCCTCGATGGCGGAGTGGGCGGATGGCAAAGGTCAGGCCTGTCACTTTTCGAAGGCGTATTCGTTCCAAGCAAGGCCTTCGGTGAACTGGTTGAGGAAGCGTTCTCGGTGCCGCACGTGTCTCCTGAAGAGCTTAATCGCTGGCAGCAAGAAGGCAGGAAGCTAGTTCTGCTTGACGGCCGGCCGCTTGATGAACATCGCCGGATGAACATTCCGGGCAGCATCTGTCTGCCCAACGGCGAACTTGCCTATCGCGCAGGCGCCGCTATCCCGGATCCCCTGGTTCCGGTGGTGGTTCATTGCGCGGGCCGCACCAGGTCCATCATAGGCGCGCAGATCCTTCGTGACCTGGGCTTTCCCAATCCGATCTTCGCGCTGGAGAACGGAACCCAGGGATGGGCGCTTGCCGGTCTTGACCTCGAGCGTGGATCGGACCGAGCTGTTCAGGAGGCGCCAAGCGAACATGGCAAGGCGGAGATGCACGCCAGGGCGCGGTCCCTTGCCGAGGGCTGGAAAGTGCCGTTTGTCGATGTTGCAACGGCGAATTCCTGGGTCGGCGACGAAACGCGGACCACCTATCTCCTCGATGTACGCGGCGATGCCGAGTTTCACGCCCATCACATAGAAGGCGCCACGCACGCGCCTGGCGGCCAGCTCATTCAGTCGACTGACCAATGGGTTGCCGTGCGGCGTGCGCGGATCGTCCTGATCGATGACGCCGGCATTCGCGCCGTGGTCGTTGCGCGCTATTTGTCGATGATGGGGCTCGACTGCCACGTGTTGGCGGGCGCAGAGGATGTGTGGGGCGACATTGTATCGCCGCTGCCGCCACGCTCGGCGGTGCCGGAACTGCCGCATGTGCCGCTTCCGTTTCCCGACGACGCTGTGATCCTGGATGTCAGGCCAAGTATGGCTTACCGTTTGGCTCATGTTGCGGGCGCGCAATGGGTCCTCAGACATCAGCTTGGGGATCGCCTCAGCCGGGTTCCGAAGACGGCTGTCGTCGTGCTTTGCGGTCAAGATGCGGATGTCGTTGGACTTGCCGCGGGCGACATCAACGCACTTGGATTTCACAACCTTTTCGAAGTCGCCGGCACCGCCGCCAGCTGGCGGGAAGCGGGCTTGGAGGTGGTTTCCACACCAGAGCAGCCGTCGGATGCCGAGGCGTTGGATTTTGTCTTTTTCACCCATGACCGGCACAGTGGAAACCTGGAGGCAGCCCGCCGCTACCTGTCCTGGGAAACGGGCTTGGTTGGTCGTCTCGACGCAGCCGAGCAGCTGGAACTAGGCCGCGGCCTGCGAGCGCGAACGAACCCATTCGCAATCGCCCAACAAAACGAAAAACGACTTTCCAACGCAGGGTGA
- a CDS encoding cysteine dioxygenase family protein, with product MSSIADDEIQALIVEAKTCVERDGANRGSLADVLTLIERAAALPGRWGPDRYPDPDTGERQARYLIATDPDDSFTLYLNVMRPGNRIPPHNHTTWACIAAVEGAEHNTLYERTDGHTGAGPATLHATGEVDVRPGRGIALLADDIHSVEIRGEKPIRHLHFYGKALETLTERLMFDLDAGEAQPMKMAVATKK from the coding sequence ATGTCAAGCATCGCTGACGACGAAATCCAGGCACTCATTGTCGAGGCAAAAACCTGTGTCGAGCGCGATGGTGCGAACCGTGGCAGTCTCGCAGACGTCCTCACGTTGATAGAGCGAGCCGCGGCCCTTCCCGGACGCTGGGGTCCCGATCGCTATCCGGATCCCGACACCGGAGAACGCCAGGCCCGTTATCTGATCGCAACGGATCCCGATGACAGCTTCACGCTCTATCTCAATGTGATGCGGCCAGGAAACCGGATACCGCCCCACAATCACACAACATGGGCCTGCATTGCGGCTGTCGAGGGGGCAGAACACAACACGCTCTACGAACGCACCGACGGACATACCGGCGCCGGACCAGCGACCCTGCATGCAACCGGCGAGGTCGATGTGCGGCCGGGCAGGGGCATCGCGCTTCTGGCGGACGATATTCACTCGGTGGAGATCCGTGGCGAGAAGCCGATCAGACATTTGCATTTCTACGGAAAGGCACTCGAGACGCTCACCGAGCGTCTGATGTTTGATCTCGATGCGGGCGAAGCGCAGCCGATGAAAATGGCTGTCGCAACGAAGAAATAG
- the metC gene encoding cystathionine beta-lyase, whose protein sequence is MRAPTLKRDTQLVHAGRRPADFGGVVNTPVVRASTVLYPDIGAYERSRASKFGTLRYGRYGTQTSFALVDAMAECEGADGAVLYPSGLAAIAGVLKALLSPGDHLLVTDAVYGPARNFCDTELRRNGIDVTFFNPGIGSSIGDLVRPQTRVVYCESPGSLTFEVQDIPAIAAACRSPDITIVVDNTWATPFFHRPLDLGAHVTIQAATKYIVGHSDAMLGVAVANEPHLQRIRDWAAGHGILAGPDECWLALRGLRSLGARLRQHQESAKIIALSLADHPAVEKVLYPALETDISQALWKRDFSGATGLFGVELVSTSHDAVRAFIDSLGLFGIGSSWGGFESLILPSKPVRTASDINWKGPLLRLHIGLEDPDDLLEDLHRGLDMLNAANRRDERKHNVKHR, encoded by the coding sequence ATGCGGGCGCCCACCCTCAAGCGGGATACGCAGCTGGTGCATGCCGGCCGCCGCCCTGCCGATTTTGGCGGCGTCGTCAACACGCCGGTCGTTCGGGCCTCGACGGTGCTCTACCCCGATATCGGCGCCTATGAGCGTTCCCGGGCCAGCAAATTTGGCACCTTGCGCTATGGCCGCTACGGCACGCAGACATCATTCGCCCTGGTGGATGCGATGGCAGAATGTGAAGGCGCCGATGGAGCCGTTCTCTATCCATCTGGCTTGGCCGCGATCGCCGGCGTGTTGAAGGCACTGCTGAGCCCGGGCGATCATCTGCTTGTCACCGATGCGGTTTATGGTCCGGCTCGGAATTTCTGCGATACGGAGCTTCGCCGCAATGGGATCGACGTCACGTTCTTCAACCCCGGCATCGGCAGTTCCATTGGCGATCTGGTGCGTCCGCAAACCCGGGTGGTTTACTGCGAGTCGCCAGGCAGTCTGACATTCGAGGTCCAGGACATTCCCGCGATCGCGGCTGCCTGCCGCTCGCCCGACATCACGATCGTTGTCGACAACACCTGGGCGACCCCCTTCTTCCATCGGCCACTGGACCTTGGCGCCCATGTCACGATCCAGGCGGCGACGAAATATATCGTCGGGCACTCGGATGCTATGCTGGGTGTTGCGGTGGCAAACGAACCCCATCTTCAACGCATCCGCGACTGGGCCGCAGGGCACGGAATTCTTGCCGGGCCGGATGAATGCTGGCTCGCCCTGCGTGGGCTGCGCTCGCTGGGTGCCCGGTTGCGCCAGCACCAGGAGAGCGCGAAGATTATAGCCCTGTCACTGGCGGATCATCCTGCCGTCGAGAAGGTGCTCTATCCGGCACTCGAGACGGACATTTCGCAAGCACTCTGGAAACGGGATTTCTCGGGCGCGACCGGACTGTTTGGCGTCGAACTGGTGAGCACCAGCCATGACGCGGTCCGCGCCTTCATCGACTCCCTGGGCCTGTTTGGCATCGGCTCCAGCTGGGGTGGTTTCGAGAGCCTGATCCTTCCTTCCAAACCGGTGCGCACAGCCAGCGATATAAACTGGAAAGGCCCTTTGCTGCGGCTCCACATTGGACTCGAGGATCCAGACGATCTTCTCGAAGACCTTCATCGCGGTCTTGACATGCTGAATGCCGCCAACCGTCGTGACGAGAGGAAACACAATGTCAAGCATCGCTGA
- a CDS encoding ABC transporter permease — MSLLPDIGLITVLLASGVRLATPIGFAALGGVLAERGGVYNVGLEGMMLWGAFGAAAGTYLTGSPVVGLVAGILLGAAAGLLLALLCVTLAVNQLVAGIAINLLCAGLTAFLARATFGLAGGGTAVSGFAAFPIPYLSGLPVIGPALFSQDPLAYMLPVLVAAVAFCMYRTQAGLRLRAAGESPRAADSAGVNVTAIRYVSLALSGACAAAGGCHLVLCQVYIFSEGMSAGKGFIALAAIILGRWHPVGAVVAALFFGLCDALQLQLQFSNPLVPYQIFLILPFAASLVALVWFNGGTRQPAATGKVFDRESR, encoded by the coding sequence ATGAGTCTGCTCCCCGACATTGGATTGATCACCGTTCTGCTGGCCTCGGGCGTGAGGCTTGCGACACCGATCGGGTTCGCGGCGCTGGGCGGTGTCCTGGCCGAACGTGGTGGCGTCTATAATGTCGGTCTCGAAGGTATGATGCTTTGGGGTGCGTTTGGCGCCGCCGCCGGCACCTACCTGACAGGGTCGCCTGTCGTCGGGCTTGTCGCTGGTATCTTGCTGGGCGCTGCCGCAGGGCTGCTGCTTGCGTTGTTGTGCGTCACCCTTGCGGTCAACCAACTGGTCGCCGGAATTGCCATCAACCTGCTTTGCGCCGGCCTGACGGCCTTCCTGGCTCGTGCTACTTTCGGCCTCGCCGGCGGCGGGACCGCTGTCAGCGGCTTTGCTGCGTTTCCAATACCCTATCTCTCGGGACTGCCGGTGATCGGGCCAGCCCTCTTCAGCCAGGATCCGCTGGCTTACATGCTGCCCGTACTCGTCGCCGCCGTCGCTTTTTGCATGTACCGCACGCAGGCGGGTTTGAGACTGAGGGCGGCAGGCGAGAGCCCACGGGCCGCCGATTCCGCTGGCGTCAACGTCACGGCGATCCGTTATGTTTCCCTTGCATTGAGCGGGGCCTGCGCAGCCGCGGGCGGCTGTCATCTAGTCTTGTGCCAAGTCTACATATTTTCCGAGGGCATGAGCGCCGGAAAGGGCTTTATCGCCCTTGCCGCAATCATTCTGGGCCGCTGGCATCCGGTGGGCGCGGTGGTCGCGGCGCTCTTCTTCGGGCTATGCGACGCGTTGCAATTGCAACTGCAATTCTCGAATCCTCTCGTGCCCTATCAGATCTTCCTCATCCTGCCTTTCGCCGCATCGCTCGTTGCCCTGGTCTGGTTCAATGGCGGCACACGACAGCCGGCGGCGACCGGTAAGGTCTTCGATCGGGAATCCCGTTAG